The Chitinophaga sp. H8 genome contains a region encoding:
- the ribD gene encoding bifunctional diaminohydroxyphosphoribosylaminopyrimidine deaminase/5-amino-6-(5-phosphoribosylamino)uracil reductase RibD, with protein MDSSRDEFFMQRCLQLAQLGAGQVAPNPMVGAVLVHQDRIIGEGWHRQYGQAHAEVNCVHSVADTDKALIPQATMYVSLEPCAHHGKTPPCADLIVSECIREVVIGCKDTFSAVAGKGIEKLEKAGVQVRTGVLEAACRDINRRFFTFHEKKRPYIVLKWAQSLNGIMATTSGAPVRISNSYSDRLVHQWRSEEMSILVGTHTAVNDNPRLNNRLWTGKHPIRLVIDQTLKIPRTHHLWDGSVRTVFITATDTTVSGLTEILEIDFNLPVIDQLLKWLYEQNIQSVLVEGGPHVLQQFITADIWDEARVITGGNLLPEGTGAPVLPAGNVENTICLEEDRIVYYRNHAGKNMPAW; from the coding sequence ATGGACAGTAGCAGGGATGAATTTTTTATGCAGCGTTGTCTGCAGCTGGCACAGCTGGGAGCAGGGCAGGTAGCGCCTAATCCTATGGTAGGTGCAGTGCTGGTACATCAGGACCGCATTATAGGAGAGGGCTGGCACCGGCAATATGGGCAGGCGCATGCGGAAGTGAACTGTGTGCACAGCGTTGCGGATACGGATAAAGCCCTGATCCCGCAGGCTACCATGTACGTAAGCCTGGAGCCTTGTGCACATCATGGTAAAACGCCTCCCTGTGCTGATCTGATCGTATCGGAGTGTATCCGGGAAGTAGTGATTGGCTGTAAGGATACTTTTTCCGCAGTAGCTGGCAAAGGCATTGAAAAGCTGGAAAAGGCGGGCGTCCAGGTGCGTACAGGTGTACTGGAAGCGGCCTGCCGTGATATCAACCGCCGGTTTTTTACTTTCCATGAAAAGAAACGCCCCTATATTGTTCTTAAATGGGCCCAAAGCCTGAATGGCATCATGGCTACTACCAGCGGAGCACCAGTGCGGATCTCTAACAGCTACAGCGACAGGCTGGTGCATCAATGGCGGAGCGAAGAAATGAGCATCCTGGTAGGGACCCATACTGCTGTGAATGATAATCCCCGGCTTAATAACCGCTTGTGGACAGGGAAACACCCCATACGCCTGGTAATTGACCAAACATTGAAAATACCGCGCACGCACCATCTGTGGGATGGTAGTGTTCGCACTGTCTTTATTACGGCTACGGATACCACGGTGAGCGGGCTGACGGAAATACTGGAAATAGATTTTAACCTGCCGGTAATAGACCAGTTACTGAAATGGCTGTATGAACAAAATATACAAAGTGTGCTGGTCGAAGGCGGTCCTCACGTATTACAGCAGTTTATCACAGCGGATATATGGGATGAGGCCAGGGTGATTACCGGAGGCAATTTGTTGCCCGAAGGGACAGGTGCCCCAGTGTTACCTGCGGGAAATGTGGAAAACACCATATGCCTGGAAGAGGACCGGATTGTATACTATCGCAATCATGCAGGAAAGAATATGCCAGCCTGGTAG
- a CDS encoding IMPACT family protein has protein sequence MEVYFTIEKTATAEFKDRGSKFLAYAFPVKTPEQVKECLQEVKKEHPKATHHCYAYRLGMGELQYRANDDGEPSGSAGKPILGQIDSKQLTDVLVVVVRYFGGTLLGVPGLINAYKMATAMVLQLIPAVQKNVELKYRLSFDYTIMNDVMMIIKQTNCTVLSQELQLFCEMEIGIPKANKELCLLRLQDIHNLDIKAVK, from the coding sequence ATGGAGGTTTATTTTACTATAGAAAAAACAGCAACTGCTGAATTTAAAGATCGTGGCAGCAAGTTTCTGGCGTACGCATTTCCAGTTAAAACTCCGGAACAGGTAAAAGAGTGTTTACAGGAAGTGAAAAAGGAGCACCCCAAAGCTACCCATCACTGTTATGCTTACCGGCTGGGAATGGGTGAGCTGCAATATAGGGCCAATGATGACGGCGAGCCATCCGGTTCGGCAGGTAAGCCCATCTTAGGGCAGATCGATAGCAAACAGCTGACCGATGTACTGGTAGTGGTAGTACGTTATTTTGGAGGTACCTTACTGGGTGTGCCTGGTTTGATCAATGCCTATAAAATGGCTACTGCCATGGTGTTGCAGCTGATACCTGCTGTACAGAAAAATGTGGAGCTGAAGTACAGGCTGAGCTTTGACTACACCATCATGAACGATGTAATGATGATCATTAAACAAACCAACTGCACTGTATTATCCCAGGAGCTGCAGCTGTTTTGCGAAATGGAGATCGGTATTCCAAAAGCCAATAAAGAGCTTTGCCTGCTGCGGCTGCAGGATATCCATAACCTCGATATTAAAGCAGTAAAATAG